CCACCACTTATGACAACTATGGGTGAAAGGGCGAAGACTATTGCTGTTTGattatgaattattattatgaattATTTACGTAATACCAATAGAAGCTACCCATTCAATTGTCCCCCAAATGGAAGAATGGCACTCTGCTCCGAAATGAGCATCCTATACGAATCAGTACAACCCTTTCATGTCGCTCCAGTCCACTTCATGGAGTACTCGCCATAAATTTGTTAATCCCCTCATTGAACACGCATCCCCATCTACGATTTTCATTTGGCTGAAGCTTGTCGGCTTATCATCGACTTCTATTTATAGACCCATTCGACCAACCACTCCCCAAATAACTCTTCGATAATCATTCAACGCAGGCATTATCGCCGTACAAAACCCCATACCAATTTCGCTCCGGGTTCAAATGAGGCGACCATGTGTTGCAGTTGCGGGCAGACGACAGAAATTGGGGCAACATTGCACAATTTGCAGCATTCCGGCCGAATGGGGTTAACGTTTGTGACTTGCCATTAAAAAACGCATCGGGAAGTGGAGTAAAGTGCATGGGAATGCCTTAATTGAGGCATTAAATGTGCGATGCTACAAAGCACTAAGCAATATAGTGCATATACTGCATGGGGTTCGTCACTTGCAATCGATATCAAAGGAATGCCTTCTTCAAGCATCAACTTCTATTGAGTTATTGAATGCCATAAATAATGGAAATTATAATTGCTTATGCATGCGCAACAAAAATATCATTTGTTTTTCCATCGACTCGTatttgtgtgttgtgtgttgcCTGCTTTCTagttaaatttaattgaagaCCTCCGTCCGTGGAGACCCAGCTGGAATAGCAAATGAGAAATGGGAaaaggaggagctggaggagctggccCAAGTGTCAAGCGGCGGCAATATGCCACCGATACAGACCTCTTGTCCTCTCCCTGCCAAACACCATATATATGCCACCATATATGAACTTAAAATGCAGCCAAGCATGCCGGGGCCATCAGTCGTTCGTTATACCCCATGAACACTCCACTCCGCTCCGCTCCTCTCCAGCTCCATGCCCCGGATCACCCCTTCCATGCTCCCTGCTCTTTGGCATGAATGAGAATGAGGCTTCGAGCCGAGTGTGTAGTGTATTTGCTGGGTATGCAAATGAATTAGCATTGCGCCAAATGCAAAAACCAAAGAATCACCGGAGGAGCTGGGGGGCAGGGcaacgtacatacatacatacgtagtGGGTGCCGGAGCAATGAGAGAACATAACTTAACAGGCGGTATTACAAAACAAGTTTCTCCGTTGTTTCAGCCTGGTGAATGCAACGCTTCTGATGGGAGCTGCATCTGGCGTCTGCATGTCCAGTGGACGGATGATGGCCGCATCCATGCTGGTTCACTGGTTCACTAATGCCGCCAGTGGGGTTCGAGGGTCAGCACATAAATTGAGCCGACACAAAGGCAAACTAATAAAGGTACAAGAACAATATAGAAAAGAGCCATAATGATGGCGAGGATGAAGATGTGCTTGATGCTgctgcactgggaaaaatccAACAGATAGATCGATTTATTCATGAGATACACATAAATTATAGTTGACACCGCATAGCTTTCGTTTAGTTCAGCTTTAGTTTCAAGAAAATAAATCCACTCCAAGGCACGATACTATATTTCATGATATAGATAACATATCGAATGGATTTCTGGGTTCGTTAACACACGTTTTAGGGGAGCAATCAATCTTAAAGTGATACCTTTAAAATATCTCATTTCCGAAGTTCTTCGACCATAGAACCCTTTTTTCCAGTGTGTAGCCACCGCCCACGCATCGCGAGCCTTTCAAGTGGGCCGACTTTTATACATCGCCATCATTGTTGTGGCACTAATGTGATTAGAGAACAGGGCCTACATTTACAGCCGGCACTTTGCGATAGATGCCCCTTCCACTCTGTGTTATCGTTTCAGCTCTTCCCGCGGGCAATTAATCGTCTCCAGAGGTTGCGCCCAGTGCAGTTCAGTTCAATTAGCCTTggttaacacacacacacacacacacacaaggtGGCTTCCActgcatcatcatcatcttgcAACTACGTGACACAAAAGATGTTGATTCtgcagcggcagtggcagtgcaACAAAGAAATTCTTTCATCACAGAATGCAGCGACcgcataaacaaatttattttcattctccCTGCACCCAGACGCATTACTCATCCGAGTCCATGGTTTTTGGTCGCATTCACTTGGTGGCCCAAAgttttttatggcatttttcTTGGCACTTAATGTATGTAATATGGTATTCCCTAACTTTAACTTCCTATTGGGTTTATGCAAGGGTTTCATTATGAAATCTTTTTCTAGTATAAAAACTATTATTCACTTgaatacaaacaaaattagACATTTGTTACATTGAACAACTGACTGTTAAGATTTTATGCCATTTAGAACTGACCTTTGCTGACTCATGAAAGAAACTAGCCCCTGTCAAACAATCTATACCCTTTTCGAACAATAAGAGTGTTTCATCTTCAATTAGCTTTCAATGTTGTCTTCTGTGTGGTTTCATCTTTCCCGTATTAATTCGGTTGGATTTCTTGTGAAATAATAAACCACAATTGTTCCAGCTTTCCTCCATGCTTTCTTTTCTTCACCAGCAGTTAAGTTACCCCTTCGATGTGGACAACGGGTGGAGCAGCCTTAATTAATTTGATTCGCCGCACTGGGCGCACAATTCCGACGATGAGCACGATGAATTCTTTGGGGGATGGGTGGTGGTGTGGGTTGGAGATGGCCAGGCATTGGACTAATGGATTGTTTGCCGCTTGTATTTTGTTTACGATGCTGGCCGattgaaaaattattataCACAGGAAAACGCACACGAGTACGAATTTTGTGTACACATATGCTCGTTTGCCCGGCGTTTGACCCACAATCTTGTCGTTGGAAATAGTCTTATTGAAAATATGCTTTGTTGCACGCATCGCCAGTGAACTGGAAACTCAAAAAATTTGGCTGGGGAGCGTTGGAAATACCCAGCTCTATACAGTGGAAAGCAGGCCATGCAATTACCAAAAATAGCCCAAAGTCTCTTGACTCCACTCAATCATCGCCACGCATTGGCtatgagtttttttttttttcggttccCGCCCATTTGGAATCCAATGCAATGGGATATCTGGGCTGGTCACGAAAGGCGTGTCGCATTCTggttttttataaaaaagcaaaaaaaaaattaaaagcccAGTACACCAAACGAAAGGCAAGAAAAAATACTTTATAATGACTTCAGCAAAAAAATTGTAACCCAAACGAGGGAAactcaaaatgaaaaacaaagcgATACGTCAGAAAAAACTTTTCCATGCCTCGTTTGTTGTTTCCTTCATTTTAatgataaacaaaaatattcataaaatgTTCATTTACATATGTACCAATTTTATGTATgggtttattttttaaaaattcgtaaGTCCTTGCATTTCGAAAAACAAATTTCGTTAGTGGAAAGAGCGATTTTGAAAACACTTTCCAAAGAGatgtttgttgttttattcTATTTAACGATACACAAAACCAGCTGGAACTCAGCAACATATTCGGTTTTTCAGTACTTAAAGAGCATTTCTTAGTACATGATCTTCTAGTAACCGAAATTTCCACTTGCTTAAGAGTATCTAAAGCAGTTTCTATTTATTTCGAAATCGCTTTCGCTGATCTTTTATCACATGTGAATATATCTGATGACAGCAGAGTACGCAGAGTGTCCCGAATTCCGAAAACCCATCCATTCGATTTCCCAACTGAGAATACCCTATGATGTCATGCGTGGATCTTATGACTTTATTCTCCAGTCCGCTTCACGCGTTTCTTCTGCGTAAATAAAAACAATCCGAAGAATCAACTGGAAGCGCGACACATGGTGAGCATTAGCATGGCTTTCACAGATAGCGCTCCGCTGGCCCGAAAACCCAAAGATATGATAAGAGTGGTTAGTAAGTAGGCTGATATGCATATCCGATAAGGGGGGCTAACGAATAAAAAATTGAGAAAACCATCAAGGTGTAACCCAATTTCCGGCACATTGCCCAAGAGCCCAATGATCCGTGGAAAGCGGGCCCAAAAAGGTGTTAAGCCGATTCGAAATCCCCGCCACGTACATACGTGATGCACTGGGGGGCAGTAAAATGGAGGCGTTGCCGtggttgcagttgcaattgtCGCTGACACAGATGCGCCCatataaacatacatatgtacgtgtACATATATCGGTAATTCATAGAGTTTAATTGAGTGTAAGGGTATGACGATGATGAAGACCAATTTGGTGATATGCATAATTGAAGTGGGTTACGGCGACAGGGAGAAGGGGCAATTGCAATCCGATTTCCAATTAAGACAAACAAACCATGACAAAACGATGGCTAAATTGGATAACATCTAAATGCGCACAAAGTCGAAGTAATTGTAGTCTAAATGTAATTTGATTAGAAATCACGCGGCAATTATCGCTTCAGCGAAACTGGAGAAGTTCCCAGAAGTCCGTGGCCCAAGGAATGGCGGTGGTGGAGTGGTGCCAGGGGAGCACCTACAGGTTGGGGGCATTGCTCCACTCCCCAGTACTTTGCACCACACTGGCCAAAAAGTTGAAGTCGAACTTCTTTTATGGCCAATATAAACTAGCTTATATGAACTGCAAAATTTAGACTTTCTTTGATGACATACGGAGTTTTGAGTTATACAACTTCAACTGTGCACatttttctcgcagtgcactgAGTTGCGGATATTTTTGCGTGGGGCCGATGTCTGCTGCTAATACTTGATGCTTGGGGACTTGAGGTCTTGGGCAGGGCATCCGCCAAAGAGGGGAAAGGGAGCGGGACGCACAGGCAGGGCATCcgccattttggccaaatggTGGCGGCGTTGGAGTTgcaacagttgttgttgctgctgctgcgttgGGAGCCATGCGCGCAGTTGGCGATCAAATGCGCTCCAAGATCTGTTGCATGCATAATGATGCCGTCTGTTGTATATCTGCTCGCTGTCGCCGATGTTTCGTTAAATTGTCTATGTGTGTGCTTGCAGCAACAGAAAACAACGGCAACACAGGCCAATGCtaaaaacaaacataaaacaaCGCAATGCCATAAAGTTCaagccaacacacacacacagagcgCCACTTACTCACTCTCGCACACAAGCAAACAAGCAAGCGAACACAGATACTAAGGCGTTGATGAAGACGACAGACAGCAGATACAAGAGCTGAGAGatacaacaacaaacagcgaTCCAGTGCCGGCTGGTTGGAGAATTGGACAGCTGCCGCCACGATAGCTACGATACTCGTACTCCGGCCGGCCTGGCCAAGTATTTCTGTACTTTAACGGGCCACAGAGAAGCGAAAAGCAAAAAGAATTGGTACTAAACAAAACAAGGGGGGAGCGGACAACGAAGTGTTTATACCCTTactaaaagaataaaaaactTGAAGTTTAACTGATATTACAGTTTAGAGAAAAGGCGAAACTTTACAACTGTATAAGAATATTATTCAATATTTGTAACCTAACTTGTTAAAGAAAAACATAGTTCAATGAATTCTTGTTATGTAGATCCCATGACTTAAATACGACTATCtttctctctctatctctcctTCAGCCCAATTTGTTTCAATATtatcatattattattatcaaatTTCAAAGGTTATCTCTATAAAATCATTCGAGTATTACTCttgcatttaatttgctaaaattataaaaaaaaaaaattttaatttatcaaTCCAATTAATTGCGTGGGTGCCACAAAGAGAATAGCAAAAGTGAAAAGTTCACTTTTGAGTCATCAAAAGCGAGAATGTAAGCCCAATGACGAGCCATCATCCAGATGCGAGGCCAAAACAGACATTCTTATAATTAGTGAAAAAAGCGGGCGAAAAAGGGTCTGCACTTGACACGCAACCCGGGAAATGGCCGCTCACTCCCTAATAGGACACACACCACCCCCCCACCCTCCCACGGGAAACCGGGACCGCCCTCATCGTTGGGCCAGCAACAAATTGACGCAATCTGATTAAAAACGCATCAAAATAAAACCAACTGGTGGCGAAGGGAAACCGGGAAATGGGCGAAGGGACAACAACCTATGCTAAACGCTCGTAAAAGTAATTTTGTTggcccaaacacacacacacttgcactcgaggcacacgcacacacgtgCAGAGACACTAACACAGAGATACGTAATTTAGGGGTGCTGGCGGAAGTGAAAAGGAAACATCTAGTCCTCTAAGAACAGCCGTCGTCCCCTTTTTGCGTACGCAGCATCCGCAAAAGAGTGCCGAAAACTGAGTGGTAATGCCGGGATTTTCTACAGTATGCACTCGCAAAATGGGAAAAACGTATAATAAACCAAACCAGGCAAAGCATAAATTTTGTGGATTgcaattatatataatttatatataatataatatagaaTGTACATAGATAGATAAAATATCACATTCAATCAAAAACCAACGTTGATGACTTAATCCACTAAATGCTAAATATTGTGCAAATAAGCTATTGTACGTATTGTTCACACATTCTATGCGTTCTTACGTCTGAAAATGTCGacctatttatttttatggtaGTAATAAGTTTTTATTGCTTTGCCATGCAAAAATTGTATATACACGTGACTTTTACATATAGAACTAAGTCATTTAAGTTCTTAAGCAGAAATTGTTTACTCACAttgcaacaaatttaaaagCACCTGAAATGTAACTCTTTTGAATAACTTCTTAAATGGTCTCagtaaatgcatttttaagccTAACTTCATTTGGTTCCTGCGCACCAGGTTTCACAGTACTGAAACATTGGTGCCGTGTATGGCCAAAAATCACAGTGCGGGCGGAAACTTAGTGCCGTCATCAaaatacgcacacacacacacacacacattggaGAACACGGGGAGAGAGCAAGATAGAAAGGGGCAGACAGATGAAATCAGAAAAAGGAGAAAAGGAGGAGAAGGCAAACGGAGTGACAGCTGCCCCATTCGCATCCGGGAAAAAGTGGCCGCTAAAATCATTTGTTAAGTGCGGTGGCCATGACAACTGGCCCAAAAGTCGGAGGGTCCTGTTTTTGGTctgatttttcaatttttaaatcTCCCTCTGTGCAGaacgcacacacatatgcaagtATTTCCATCATCATACACgccagcaaacaaaacaagaacaacagcCGTGTGCAGCCTCCTGCCCCCTTTTACACGCAGAGAAATAAAGTATAGCATTTCGAAATTTAAtccaaaaacattttaatgcatttttgttCAACCTCTTGCTTTAATTGGCTACAAAATATGGTTTTCGTTCGAGACTCTCAGCAAAAATGGTTCTACCTATAATATCTTTTGGGATATAAAAATAATCTATTCCTTATTTCGTTCAGTGCATACATTTCGCTTCCGTGTTTcgaaattcaatttatgtATACTTTATGGAGTCGCAGCCGGCTCCCCAAGCTCCACTTCGCCCCCCTTTTTGCCCAGTGAGGCGGAGAAAATTGTAAGTTCAGGAAAATCGATTttcttgttgtattttttgtgccgtttttcattatttttttggcTCGCTGCAGACATGGCTAATTGGAGTTCTTTTTGTTGCATCAGCTCGTGAACTGAATGCTGCAGTTTGCATCTTCACTCACCTCGTTGCGCTATTTTTAATGCACCGGATTCggggattcggattcggattcccTGTTTCGGGGGATTCGATTCGGGACTCTCCTGCCCCACTTCCCCTCCCTTTTGGCCAAGGAAATTGCGTCCAGAGAGCGACACTCACACTCGCAcgcacaaacacacgcacgcacacacgaCTGCAGCAATGTTTCTCTTCAATTGCAGAGCGCttttttattctattttcaCGAACTCACTCGCGATTTTTACGCACTTCCTTACGGCGAGAGCTATATCGTTTGAGATAGTAATTGCGTGGAGTAATTGTGCTTCACATGCTGCCTGTTTTCCGaacgcttttcacttttctttcttttctttgcAGCTGAATGGGAGCAGAAAACAAACGCAGCCCTAACGGCACCgagttgtggttgttgttggctGGGCAGTGTGACCGCAACTGAGGGTGGAAAAGAATCCGTGGCGGAAAATATACCGAAATGTATCTTGCAGATTCATTTGCAACAGCTGCGCTGCCACAACCATCGTGGGTACATAGAGATGGCACAATTCGATATATGTAACCGTACATATTCATTCCATAGTTGAATTGTTTTTAGTCATTTTCCGATCCATTCAATAATAAacgttttaattaatttgtccTCGTATGCTGTTGTTCTATTTGACCAATATTATgacttttattttaattgcaataAATGTAATGTAATGCATTTTACATGCTAATGTAAAGTGGCATTGCAGCTGAGTTCGAAATTTCGTAACCATTGATCTGGCAACGCCAAAGCGGCTTACCGGCTGTTCAGGCTTCGGACTTCGTGCGGTCATACTAACTGGAAATTACTTAACATGCTGCAGGGAATGCTCCAAAGGcaagtaaataataataataatgaataaaCCATGTATTTTGAGTGGTATAATAACAATTAATGACATTGCAGGACCTGCCTGGCGGTTGTCAGCACCGCACAAACTCTAATCGTCCGGGATAAGCACGCTTTCAATCGGGCGGTGCTGAAACCGAAAGTACGCTGCCATTTTCCGAAACCCATGGAGGTGAAGAGAATCAATGTCCACGGCTGGGATGCGAGGATGTCGACGCCCGAGGGACGACGAGTGCTGATGAACCGGATCCTTAAAGGACGCCACAATTTGTCACACTAGCCTTCTGTTAATAAACCTAACTTTATTTACAAAGTTATCCGATTGCGATTGCTTCAGTAAGCTCAGTTTTAGTTTCGTTGATTAGCTGGTACTCCCAGAAAGGCTGGCGCTCGATGGTAGATCTGCTGGATACTCTTCGAAGATTTCGAATCGTCAAGTATGAACACGAAGGGCACACTGCTGGACACACCTTGACCCTGATCCCGGAGGAAGCCCTGCGGCAGGACCTGTTCTCCGCCGAGGATAAGACAATCCACCAGGGACATCTTTTGTAGCGGCATTGCTGGCACCAGGTATAACTCCTTGCGCTCGTAGTCGATGGCGCGAACCACACCTAGAAGAATTTAGGAATTCAATTAATAAGCCACAAAAGAACGTGGATATATACAAACCTATTCCCAAACATTGGGCCAGACCTTCCCCGTGATGGCACAGATATACTACATTAGCCTCCATGCCTCGAATCAGTTCCTCGCGCGAGTAACTCTTGCTGGTGGGATGCAGTATCTGAAGGGATTCCAAAGACACTCCCAACGGCTCGCAGTCTGTGAGAGATTTGGCATTTCCAGTCAGGCACGAACTGAGACGTGCCAGAAGGTTGGAGTACCGCATGTCCTTTGCGCTGAGACTCCAAGTTCCTTTTTCCTTTGCAGGCACTGCACTGAGCAGCTTATGGAGCGTGTATTTTGGTACTTCCTTGATCTTGAACTCCTCCGCACAGTATATTATTGGTTTTATCTGCGACAGACTGCTCTGGTCGAGGGCAGAATCAAAGTTATTGATTGGAATTGGACTGGCAATCTGTACAAGATCCGTGGGACGAATGCGATCCACCAGCAGAGCCATCAATTCGATACCAAAGCCCTTGTTATAGCCCATCGTATTTATCAGCCAAGGAATATTTGAATACTTGGCATCGTTCTGAATGTTTTGGACTAGCTGAATAACTGCTCGGGCATACTGCTCTGCGCACAAGACAATGTTGGTGTGGCCCACGACAATGGCATGTTCCGGCTGCCTGTTGTACAGGAAGCCCGGTCCCAGAAGGGGCTCATCAATTACGGTGCAAGAAATAGTCTGCGGAACAAATATTTCCGGTTGACCAATGTCCAGGTCGATGAGCAGCATGGATGGGAACTGACCCAGATTTCGGTTGATGAGGTAACGCAATAAACTAGACTTTCCGACGCCCTTACCACCGGCTACCATTATCCGGCTCGTTGCATGCATCTTTAACTTATTCCAAACCTGCGGAACTTGCAGAGTCCGCTTTTGATCGCTCGATTGAATCAGACAGTGCAACAGGGTTTCACTGTGGCTAAATGGTCGATTGGAAGAATTGACCAGTGGGAACACATTTTGCGCCATGTGCTTGCCAAAGGTGTCGACGAGCTGCTGTGCACTTGTGTTTCGGTGGAGCAGTACTATTGCATTCGTCTGACGCTGAAAGCTGGTCTTAATCCTGTCTAGCTGGGCGCGTGTGAAGTTCTTGTTGAGTTCTTCCCAATCGACCTCATCTTTTAGAGGTTTTTTAGTCTTGGTTGGCGAAATAGATACCCAATTAAGGCCTTTAGGAGAATAAATGGTGATAGCTTCGTGCCTGCGTGCTTTGTAACCATTAACTGATATTTGACCGCAGAGTAGAGTCAGCACTAGTGTGCCATAAACTTCGAGGTCCTCCTTAATCACGGCCAGCACATGATTGCTCTTCAGACTGTTCTCAAAGACGCTAAGCTCAGTGGGATTTGCTTGCGGATTTCTGTAAAACGGGGCATCGCTTAGTTTGAGATCATTTTCCTTTTCGGGTGTTACAACTTCAGGCAGTGATACCTCGGCATTCTCTTCGTTTGCAATAGCAGCTTCAGACTCCTTCTTTGAGGGCTCACTGATTGAGTGACCTACAACAGTCACCACAGAACTTGACTGTTTTATAAGTTCTTGCTTTTTTTCCACAGGGGGATCGTCGAAGATTTCCTCTATAATAAGCGGCTCTCTTTGCATACCGACAGGTGGATCATCAAAGAATCCCTCAATGTCGGGAGGCTCATAAGTTGAATCGAAGTCGTCGCTGTCGA
This genomic interval from Drosophila mauritiana strain mau12 chromosome 2R, ASM438214v1, whole genome shotgun sequence contains the following:
- the LOC117138593 gene encoding polynucleotide 5'-hydroxyl-kinase NOL9 — translated: MLDKHILKEMQLSFQLTEQRELASGRRKPENPQHRPAAPKKKVVSKVASKPEKILEAMIQKTQMESPKKSKKNKAAGTKRPLSNNVSKPDSFPSQKRLKKDDTLPKKNPLNKSSNVAAKKSAAKSKSAKLPPIPKVHRIESVPKKTKVKTSNNTKKASLPKKQKVNGAKSSLKVVQNGKIVEIIAKEELSDTEMNSLDDWSEEDDYLIESDSENDVVEEIDKTFLKHPKIFKAKGKGPEYKVSDILPPFEHEEYQGLLLNGDGSGTVRKIEVFKGAQEETDSDEEDIDYEPRDSDDFGSEEFDSEVSDSEDTSSADYDSDGDFYSEDSDTEDVSDSDSEEYGSDFFDSDDFDSTYEPPDIEGFFDDPPVGMQREPLIIEEIFDDPPVEKKQELIKQSSSVVTVVGHSISEPSKKESEAAIANEENAEVSLPEVVTPEKENDLKLSDAPFYRNPQANPTELSVFENSLKSNHVLAVIKEDLEVYGTLVLTLLCGQISVNGYKARRHEAITIYSPKGLNWVSISPTKTKKPLKDEVDWEELNKNFTRAQLDRIKTSFQRQTNAIVLLHRNTSAQQLVDTFGKHMAQNVFPLVNSSNRPFSHSETLLHCLIQSSDQKRTLQVPQVWNKLKMHATSRIMVAGGKGVGKSSLLRYLINRNLGQFPSMLLIDLDIGQPEIFVPQTISCTVIDEPLLGPGFLYNRQPEHAIVVGHTNIVLCAEQYARAVIQLVQNIQNDAKYSNIPWLINTMGYNKGFGIELMALLVDRIRPTDLVQIASPIPINNFDSALDQSSLSQIKPIIYCAEEFKIKEVPKYTLHKLLSAVPAKEKGTWSLSAKDMRYSNLLARLSSCLTGNAKSLTDCEPLGVSLESLQILHPTSKSYSREELIRGMEANVVYLCHHGEGLAQCLGIGVVRAIDYERKELYLVPAMPLQKMSLVDCLILGGEQVLPQGFLRDQGQGVSSSVPFVFILDDSKSSKSIQQIYHRAPAFLGVPANQRN
- the LOC117138596 gene encoding 39S ribosomal protein L34, mitochondrial is translated as MLQGMLQRTCLAVVSTAQTLIVRDKHAFNRAVLKPKVRCHFPKPMEVKRINVHGWDARMSTPEGRRVLMNRILKGRHNLSH